The following proteins are encoded in a genomic region of Tenacibaculum sp. 190524A05c:
- a CDS encoding TonB-dependent receptor domain-containing protein, with protein MRRILLLLVLILSTSAFAKKENDNLPRPGKISGKVIDKLTKEPLPYVNIIIRDAAKKVLTGGITDEQGLFTIPKVPEGKNIVEIQFIGYKTISREVTIGKKNRNVKLGTFSLEEDSTTLDEVEVRAETSTVVQKVDRKVINVGKDLTSAGATASELLNNVQSVSVDSQTGNISLRGNENVRVLVDGRPTNVPAAQLLRQLPSSSIKSVELITNPSAKYNPEGMSGIINIILNKNANMGFNGSLNTGVETGHYVRYNASTNMNYKTGSVNFFGNYGFNGGDRYNFGFINRDGVNFQDFVFKNDNESHLFKIGADVYIDDKNTFSFYTTQNWSNNDANGRVLVTDATNTLISNAPNVQDNSSHNQTYNVNYKHDFDKKGHNIEFESTYSVNDSPQVLVNNDLLNATDGELNYFNDINNERDNILINLDYTNPISEKGKLELGLEYRADGTDNTNITNQTNFNNSSFSYDRKIFSGYANYGHTFGKVTMQLGARLEQFNIDGTFNVETVGTETVTDDIFTIYPSAFFTYNPSEKNQFQLSYSKRVDRPNIQQVNPIREWSTPLITSVGNENLLPQFTNSIEVNYTRKIKGGSITLGTFYRNINDVISRVTFRDPADPSNVRQILTFQNFDDTDAYGIELSSNYRIAKWWRANASMDFYSQKQFGVADLTNPSAPRLEVQNEVFNARISNSFTVSKKLRLQLFAMYRGSVEDIQWKVDPMKMVNLGANYSVFEGKGNITFRVNDIFNTMQFQFASDNPFTQNGRFKWESRTAYLGFNYRFGGGKNKAKSRRRRDSNEKQGGGGFF; from the coding sequence ATGAGAAGAATTTTACTATTACTTGTATTAATTTTAAGTACAAGTGCTTTTGCAAAAAAGGAAAATGACAATTTACCCAGGCCCGGGAAAATTTCAGGAAAAGTTATAGACAAACTTACCAAAGAACCATTACCATACGTAAATATTATTATTAGAGATGCCGCTAAAAAGGTATTAACTGGAGGTATTACCGATGAACAAGGACTTTTTACAATACCTAAAGTTCCTGAAGGGAAAAACATTGTTGAAATCCAATTTATTGGTTACAAAACAATTTCTAGAGAAGTTACTATTGGAAAGAAAAACCGAAATGTGAAATTGGGAACATTTTCACTTGAAGAAGATTCTACAACATTAGATGAAGTTGAAGTAAGAGCCGAAACTTCTACTGTGGTACAAAAAGTAGACCGAAAAGTAATTAATGTTGGTAAAGACTTAACTTCTGCAGGTGCAACAGCTTCTGAGCTATTAAATAACGTTCAATCTGTAAGTGTAGACAGCCAAACTGGAAATATTAGTTTACGTGGAAACGAAAACGTACGTGTATTGGTTGATGGTAGACCTACAAACGTTCCTGCTGCTCAGTTATTAAGACAATTACCTTCATCTTCAATAAAAAGTGTGGAGTTAATTACCAATCCATCTGCAAAATATAATCCAGAAGGAATGAGTGGTATTATCAATATCATTTTAAACAAAAATGCTAACATGGGATTCAATGGTTCATTAAATACTGGTGTTGAAACAGGACACTATGTTCGTTACAATGCATCTACAAACATGAACTATAAAACAGGAAGTGTAAACTTCTTTGGAAACTATGGTTTTAATGGTGGAGATCGTTACAACTTTGGTTTTATCAATAGAGATGGAGTTAATTTTCAAGATTTTGTATTTAAAAATGATAACGAATCTCACTTATTTAAAATTGGTGCTGATGTTTATATCGATGATAAAAACACGTTTTCATTCTATACCACTCAAAACTGGTCGAACAATGATGCTAACGGTAGAGTTTTAGTAACGGATGCTACAAATACTTTAATTAGTAATGCTCCAAACGTACAAGATAACAGTAGCCATAATCAGACTTATAATGTAAACTATAAGCACGATTTTGACAAAAAAGGACACAATATCGAATTTGAATCAACATACTCTGTAAACGATTCTCCACAGGTATTAGTTAACAATGATTTATTAAACGCTACCGATGGTGAGTTAAATTATTTCAATGACATCAATAACGAACGAGATAATATTTTAATCAACTTAGATTATACAAACCCAATTTCTGAGAAAGGGAAACTTGAGTTAGGATTAGAATATCGTGCTGATGGAACTGATAACACAAACATCACTAACCAAACTAATTTTAATAATTCATCATTTAGTTATGATAGAAAAATCTTTTCTGGATACGCAAACTATGGTCATACTTTTGGTAAAGTAACCATGCAATTAGGAGCGAGATTAGAACAATTTAATATTGATGGAACTTTCAATGTAGAAACAGTTGGAACAGAAACAGTAACGGATGATATTTTCACAATTTATCCTTCAGCTTTCTTTACTTATAATCCATCTGAAAAGAATCAATTTCAATTAAGTTATAGTAAACGTGTAGACAGACCGAATATTCAACAAGTAAATCCAATTAGAGAATGGAGTACGCCTTTAATTACGTCTGTAGGTAACGAAAATTTATTACCTCAATTCACAAACTCAATTGAAGTAAACTATACAAGAAAAATCAAAGGAGGTTCTATTACATTAGGAACATTCTATAGAAATATTAACGATGTAATTTCTAGAGTAACTTTTAGAGATCCTGCAGATCCTTCTAACGTTCGTCAGATTTTAACATTCCAAAACTTTGATGACACTGATGCTTATGGTATTGAATTATCATCAAATTATAGAATCGCTAAATGGTGGAGAGCTAATGCAAGTATGGATTTTTATTCTCAAAAGCAATTTGGAGTAGCAGATTTAACTAATCCTTCTGCACCTAGATTAGAAGTACAGAATGAAGTTTTTAACGCAAGAATTAGTAACAGCTTTACGGTTTCTAAAAAGTTAAGATTACAATTATTTGCTATGTATCGTGGATCAGTAGAAGATATTCAATGGAAAGTAGATCCAATGAAAATGGTAAACTTAGGAGCAAACTACTCTGTTTTCGAAGGAAAAGGAAACATTACATTTAGAGTAAATGATATATTCAACACTATGCAATTTCAATTTGCATCAGATAATCCATTCACTCAAAACGGTAGATTTAAATGGGAAAGTAGAACTGCTTACTTAGGATTTAACTACAGATTTGGTGGTGGTAAAAACAAAGCGAAATCTAGAAGAAGAAGAGATAGTAACGAAAAACAAGGAGGTGGTGGCTTCTTTTAA
- a CDS encoding ribonuclease Z, translating into MSLKLTVLGCHSATPRVNAHPTSQYLEINNRHFLIDCGEGTQRQMRKYKVGFSKINHIFISHLHGDHFFGLIGLLSTFGILNREKDLHVFGPKGIKQVTELQLKLSMSHVKYKIVFHELTSNKSELIFEDDKVSVHTIPLHHRVYTNGYLFTEKPRQRNLHLDNIKQYDEIEICDYHNLKAGKDFMLSSGEIIANSELTISPEKPKSYAFCSDTMYKPDIVPIIKDVDLLYHEATFLKELEHLCERTKHSTAEQAAIIAKDANAGKLILGHYSSRYSDIECFREEAQTVFENVELARVGEVFTCNTSVPVHV; encoded by the coding sequence ATGAGTTTAAAATTAACAGTATTAGGTTGCCATTCAGCAACACCAAGAGTAAATGCACATCCAACATCACAGTATCTAGAAATAAATAACAGACATTTCTTGATAGATTGCGGTGAAGGAACACAACGTCAAATGAGAAAGTATAAAGTTGGTTTTTCTAAAATCAATCATATATTCATATCTCATTTACATGGAGACCACTTTTTTGGTCTAATTGGTTTGTTATCTACATTCGGAATTCTAAATCGTGAAAAAGATTTACATGTTTTCGGACCAAAAGGTATCAAACAAGTTACTGAACTTCAACTAAAACTGTCTATGTCTCATGTGAAATATAAGATTGTTTTTCATGAGTTAACTTCCAACAAAAGCGAATTAATATTTGAAGATGATAAGGTATCAGTTCATACTATTCCTTTACATCACAGAGTATATACCAATGGTTATCTTTTTACAGAAAAACCAAGACAACGAAATCTACATTTAGACAATATCAAACAGTACGATGAAATTGAAATTTGCGATTATCATAATTTAAAAGCAGGTAAAGATTTCATGTTAAGTTCAGGAGAAATCATTGCTAATTCAGAATTAACGATTTCTCCAGAGAAACCAAAAAGTTATGCATTTTGTAGTGATACAATGTATAAACCAGATATTGTTCCAATCATAAAAGATGTTGATCTTTTATATCATGAAGCGACGTTTTTGAAAGAACTAGAACATCTTTGTGAAAGAACAAAACATTCTACAGCTGAACAAGCAGCAATTATTGCTAAAGATGCAAATGCTGGTAAATTAATTTTAGGCCACTACTCTAGCCGTTATTCGGATATTGAGTGCTTTAGAGAAGAAGCGCAAACAGTATTTGAAAACGTAGAATTAGCAAGGGTTGGAGAAGTATTTACTTGTAATACTTCAGTACCAGTTCACGTGTAA
- a CDS encoding efflux RND transporter permease subunit, with protein sequence MKKIIAYFIKYPVAVNIIIIAFVILGYFGFSTLKSSFFPLTRAKFITINVVYPGASPQEIEEGVVLKIEDNLKGLVGVDRVTSTSSENAASITVETLKEYDINVVLADVKNAVDKVPNFPTGMEPPVVAKRENVAETISFVVTGDQVPLKSLKSIARDIENDIRRLDGISQITVSGYPDEEIEIAVRENDLLAYNLTFNQVANAVSSANILTTGGSVKTDAEEYLIRANNRSYYGDELDNLVVRADASGRIIRLKDVATVRDIWNETPNRNYYNGNLAVRVQVSNTNSEDLLSSAKKINEYIEKFNAEHQNVKVEITRDSSITLNQRTKLLFKNAWQGMLLVMLFLSLFLRPRLAFWVAAGLPVAFFGMFMLAGYFNITINVLSLFGMIIVIGILVDDGIVISENIYHHFEKGKNPIRAAIDGTMEVVPPIISAITTTVLAFSVFFFLDGNIGEFFGEVATVVALTLILSLVEALIILPAHVAHSKSLDRNQKLYKFNKYAEDVMDFMRDKIYAPALKFVLEFKFFGLVIPVALLMITMGAFQGGIIKGTFFPSIASDRVSVNLTMPQGTSEKITDSIISVVEDKVWEVEKEFTEKYGIEGEPVVENVLKQIGPGSAQASLRINLLPGEERTFGSREITNEIRDRVGEVYGVESLTFGSGGNFGGSPVSVSLLSNNIQELKAAKTELKEELKKNQELKDVTDNDPQGIKEINIKLKDNAYLLGLTLNDVMSQIRSGFFGRQAQRFQRGQDEIKVWVRYDRKERSSIKNLDDMRIATSTGARVPLSEIATYEIERGEISINHLEGQREIKVDADMKDAQASATDVLTDIKERIMPQITAKYPSVTALYEGQNREASKVSSSASVVGPVILLLIYIVIVFTFRSYGQPFMLLVMVPFSLIGVAWGHYIHGFAVNILSLLGIIALIGIMVNDGLVLISKFNSFLKEGMKYEKALFEAGRSRFRAIFLTTITTVAGLAPLIFETSRQAQFLIPMAISIAYGIMIATFLTLLTLPVLLSISNYVKVYFFWLWEGEKPTREEVERAIKELKSENEELA encoded by the coding sequence ATGAAGAAAATAATAGCATATTTCATAAAATATCCTGTTGCGGTAAATATTATCATTATTGCTTTTGTAATTCTAGGATATTTTGGTTTTTCAACCTTAAAATCTTCTTTCTTTCCATTAACACGTGCAAAGTTTATAACAATCAATGTTGTGTATCCAGGGGCATCTCCTCAGGAAATAGAAGAAGGAGTTGTTTTAAAAATAGAGGATAATTTAAAAGGATTAGTTGGGGTTGATAGAGTTACTTCAACTTCATCTGAAAATGCTGCCAGTATTACGGTGGAAACGTTAAAAGAGTATGATATAAATGTTGTTTTAGCGGATGTAAAAAATGCGGTAGATAAAGTTCCTAATTTCCCTACAGGAATGGAACCTCCAGTTGTAGCTAAGAGAGAAAATGTTGCAGAAACAATAAGTTTTGTAGTTACAGGAGATCAAGTTCCTTTGAAATCACTAAAGTCTATTGCCCGAGACATTGAAAATGATATCCGAAGACTTGATGGGATTTCGCAAATCACCGTTTCAGGATATCCTGATGAAGAGATTGAAATAGCCGTTAGAGAAAATGATTTATTAGCTTATAATTTAACGTTTAATCAAGTAGCAAATGCGGTTTCTTCAGCCAATATTTTAACTACAGGAGGATCGGTAAAAACAGATGCGGAAGAGTATTTAATTAGAGCAAATAATAGATCATATTATGGAGATGAGTTAGATAATTTGGTGGTAAGAGCGGATGCTTCAGGAAGAATCATTAGATTAAAAGATGTTGCCACGGTTAGAGATATTTGGAATGAAACACCAAATAGAAATTATTACAACGGTAATTTGGCGGTTCGTGTTCAAGTAAGTAATACCAACAGTGAGGATTTATTGAGTTCGGCAAAAAAGATTAATGAATACATTGAAAAATTTAATGCGGAACATCAAAACGTAAAGGTTGAAATAACAAGAGATTCTTCCATTACTTTAAATCAGCGTACGAAATTATTATTTAAAAATGCTTGGCAAGGAATGTTGCTTGTGATGTTGTTTTTATCACTTTTCTTGCGTCCTCGATTGGCATTTTGGGTTGCAGCAGGTTTACCTGTAGCTTTCTTTGGAATGTTTATGTTAGCTGGCTATTTTAATATTACAATCAACGTACTATCATTATTCGGAATGATTATCGTAATTGGAATTTTAGTAGATGATGGAATTGTAATTTCTGAAAATATATACCATCATTTCGAAAAAGGTAAGAACCCAATTCGAGCAGCAATAGATGGAACAATGGAAGTTGTTCCGCCAATCATTTCTGCTATTACAACGACTGTTTTAGCGTTCTCGGTATTTTTCTTTTTAGATGGAAACATTGGAGAGTTCTTTGGAGAGGTCGCAACAGTTGTGGCGCTTACATTAATTCTTTCTTTAGTGGAAGCATTAATTATTTTACCTGCCCACGTTGCACATTCAAAGTCATTAGATAGAAATCAAAAACTATATAAATTCAATAAATATGCTGAAGATGTAATGGATTTTATGAGAGATAAAATTTATGCTCCAGCATTAAAATTCGTTTTAGAGTTTAAGTTCTTTGGATTGGTAATTCCAGTGGCGTTGTTAATGATTACTATGGGAGCTTTTCAAGGAGGAATTATTAAAGGAACATTTTTCCCTTCAATTGCTAGTGATCGTGTTTCTGTAAATTTAACAATGCCTCAAGGTACAAGTGAGAAAATTACGGATAGTATTATTTCTGTAGTTGAAGATAAAGTTTGGGAAGTTGAAAAAGAATTCACAGAAAAATATGGTATTGAAGGAGAACCTGTAGTCGAAAATGTTTTAAAACAAATCGGTCCAGGTTCTGCACAAGCTTCTTTACGAATTAATTTATTACCAGGAGAAGAAAGAACATTTGGTTCGAGAGAGATTACGAATGAAATAAGAGATCGAGTAGGAGAAGTATATGGAGTTGAATCTTTAACGTTCGGTTCAGGAGGAAATTTTGGAGGAAGTCCAGTTTCAGTTTCTTTATTGAGTAATAATATTCAGGAACTAAAAGCTGCAAAGACTGAGCTGAAGGAAGAGCTTAAAAAGAATCAAGAACTTAAAGATGTTACTGACAATGATCCACAAGGAATTAAAGAGATAAATATCAAATTAAAAGACAATGCGTATTTATTAGGGTTAACATTAAATGATGTGATGTCTCAAATTCGAAGTGGTTTCTTTGGAAGACAGGCGCAACGTTTTCAACGTGGACAAGATGAAATTAAAGTTTGGGTTCGTTACGATAGAAAAGAAAGATCTTCTATTAAGAATTTAGACGATATGCGAATTGCTACTTCTACGGGAGCAAGAGTTCCACTTAGCGAAATTGCTACTTATGAGATTGAAAGAGGTGAAATTTCTATTAACCATTTAGAAGGTCAAAGAGAAATTAAAGTTGATGCGGATATGAAAGATGCACAAGCAAGTGCAACAGATGTTCTTACTGATATTAAAGAGAGAATAATGCCGCAAATTACAGCTAAATATCCTTCTGTTACAGCTTTGTATGAAGGACAGAATAGAGAAGCTTCAAAGGTTTCTAGTTCTGCTTCAGTTGTTGGTCCTGTGATTTTACTATTAATCTATATTGTAATTGTATTTACATTCCGTTCTTATGGTCAACCATTTATGTTATTAGTCATGGTGCCATTTAGTTTAATAGGTGTGGCTTGGGGACATTATATACATGGTTTTGCGGTGAATATACTTTCACTTTTAGGAATTATAGCACTTATTGGAATTATGGTAAATGACGGATTAGTCCTCATAAGTAAATTCAATAGTTTCTTAAAAGAAGGAATGAAATACGAAAAAGCTTTATTTGAAGCGGGAAGATCAAGGTTTAGAGCAATCTTCTTAACTACGATAACTACTGTGGCAGGATTAGCACCGCTAATTTTTGAAACGAGTAGACAGGCACAATTTTTAATTCCAATGGCAATCTCAATTGCTTACGGTATTATGATTGCCACTTTCTTAACGTTATTGACATTACCAGTTTTACTATCAATTTCTAATTATGTAAAAGTGTATTTCTTTTGGTTGTGGGAAGGAGAAAAACCAACAAGAGAAGAGGTTGAAAGAGCAATAAAAGAATTAAAATCAGAAAACGAAGAATTAGCATAA
- a CDS encoding efflux RND transporter periplasmic adaptor subunit, with protein sequence MRKLIITGAGLTILALSFLLSNFFKNSKKNPKPKATKIEKTVFVDVAQNSEIPVEITANGNLTAKNKVDIYSEVQGVLQTAGKDFRVGTTYQKGQTLLRINNQEFYASIQSQRSSLQNLIASVMPDIRLDYPESFEAWNAYLQNFDINKSLSALPEAKTSKEKYFISGKNIYTTYYNIKNLEVRLGKYNIKAPFSGVLTEALVTKGTLVRSGQKMGEFIDTSIFELPLSVSASFADVLVKGKSVELFNLEKTKSWKGTVARINGKIDQTSQTIQIFIEVKGEGLREGMYLEANVTTKSVPEALELNRKLLVENKSIYVVKNNVLDLITVNPVHFNENSVVIKGITDGEQIVSKPIAGAYVGMPVKIFSEKEQSDKK encoded by the coding sequence ATGAGAAAACTAATCATTACTGGAGCAGGATTGACCATTTTGGCTTTATCATTTTTACTGTCGAATTTCTTTAAAAACAGTAAGAAAAACCCTAAACCTAAAGCAACTAAAATAGAGAAAACGGTTTTTGTTGATGTTGCACAAAATTCAGAAATCCCTGTTGAAATTACCGCAAATGGAAATTTAACAGCGAAAAATAAAGTAGATATTTATTCTGAAGTTCAAGGAGTGTTACAAACTGCAGGAAAGGATTTTAGAGTAGGTACAACTTATCAAAAAGGACAAACTTTACTCAGAATTAACAATCAAGAATTTTACGCTTCAATACAGTCACAAAGAAGCTCTTTGCAAAATTTAATTGCATCGGTTATGCCAGATATTCGTTTGGATTATCCAGAATCATTTGAAGCTTGGAATGCGTATTTACAAAATTTTGATATCAATAAAAGTTTATCTGCTTTACCAGAAGCAAAAACAAGTAAAGAAAAATATTTTATTTCTGGAAAGAACATTTATACAACGTACTACAATATCAAGAATCTTGAAGTTCGTTTAGGTAAATATAATATCAAAGCTCCGTTTAGTGGAGTGCTAACAGAAGCTTTAGTAACAAAAGGTACTTTGGTGAGATCAGGTCAGAAAATGGGAGAGTTTATTGATACTTCAATATTTGAGCTGCCATTATCTGTTAGTGCCAGTTTTGCGGATGTTTTGGTTAAAGGTAAAAGTGTAGAGTTATTTAATCTTGAGAAAACAAAAAGTTGGAAAGGAACTGTGGCTAGAATAAATGGAAAGATTGATCAAACTTCACAAACAATTCAAATATTTATTGAAGTAAAAGGAGAAGGTTTAAGAGAAGGAATGTACTTGGAAGCGAATGTTACCACTAAATCAGTTCCTGAAGCTTTAGAACTCAATAGAAAACTACTAGTAGAAAATAAATCTATTTATGTAGTTAAGAATAATGTTTTAGATCTTATTACTGTTAATCCTGTTCATTTTAATGAGAACTCTGTTGTGATTAAAGGAATTACAGATGGAGAACAAATAGTTTCTAAACCAATTGCGGGAGCTTATGTAGGTATGCCAGTGAAAATCTTTTCTGAAAAAGAACAATCTGATAAAAAGTAA
- a CDS encoding TolC family protein yields the protein MRKQIISTLGVLLVSTSFYAQEVLSKEKAFELTMANNYDIKVTKNNLATAENNKSIYNSGYLPTVTGNAGARYTNNDTDLEFQDGTVNSVAGAESENYNASIGLDYVIFNGFSRQNTFKRLKESYNLSELQARQVMENTIITLFIAYYEVGRLTENENTQKAALTISKKRLERAKYGFDYGQRTKLDVLNAEVDVNNDSISYIDIQRQLNNAKRDLNVVLGRDVNTPVTVDTKVLYDVNINLADILTEAKTKNANLLQSKKNIELSKLDVKINKSGWMPNVSLTSSYAWNRNTGDATNAFSPISNTQTGLSAGVNLSWNLFDGGRTRTNVKNAKIAVENQEIRKSQLQDQLERDVNNAWETYQNRLFALKAQEQNVLTNKLNFERSNERYKLGQISSIDFRQAQINLINAKLSRNNAKFVAKNAELQLLQLAGVILEHNNF from the coding sequence ATGAGAAAACAAATAATAAGTACACTCGGCGTACTTTTAGTTAGTACTTCTTTTTATGCACAAGAAGTTTTAAGTAAAGAAAAAGCCTTTGAACTAACCATGGCTAACAACTATGATATTAAGGTTACAAAGAACAATCTTGCCACTGCAGAAAATAACAAAAGTATTTACAATAGTGGATATTTACCTACCGTAACAGGAAATGCTGGAGCAAGATATACTAATAATGATACTGATCTTGAGTTTCAAGATGGAACTGTGAATTCAGTAGCAGGAGCAGAGTCTGAAAATTACAATGCTTCTATTGGTTTAGATTATGTGATTTTTAATGGTTTTAGCAGACAGAATACGTTTAAACGTTTAAAGGAAAGTTATAATTTATCTGAATTGCAAGCACGTCAAGTAATGGAAAATACCATCATTACTTTGTTTATTGCATATTATGAAGTAGGAAGACTTACAGAAAATGAAAATACTCAGAAAGCAGCATTAACTATTTCAAAGAAGAGATTAGAGCGAGCAAAGTACGGTTTTGATTACGGACAGAGAACTAAACTAGACGTTTTAAATGCAGAAGTTGATGTTAATAACGATAGTATAAGTTACATCGATATTCAAAGACAATTGAATAATGCTAAGCGCGATTTAAATGTAGTTTTAGGTAGAGATGTAAATACTCCTGTTACTGTTGATACGAAGGTGTTATACGATGTGAATATTAACTTAGCTGATATTCTGACTGAAGCGAAAACTAAGAATGCGAATTTATTACAGTCGAAAAAGAATATTGAGTTAAGTAAGTTAGATGTTAAGATCAATAAATCTGGTTGGATGCCAAATGTTAGTTTAACTAGTTCTTATGCTTGGAACAGAAATACAGGAGATGCAACGAATGCCTTTAGTCCAATTAGTAATACACAAACGGGTTTAAGTGCTGGTGTGAATTTATCTTGGAATCTTTTTGATGGTGGTAGAACTAGAACGAATGTGAAGAATGCTAAAATAGCAGTAGAGAACCAAGAAATTAGAAAATCACAGTTACAAGATCAGTTGGAACGAGATGTTAATAATGCTTGGGAAACCTATCAAAATAGATTATTTGCTTTAAAAGCTCAGGAACAAAATGTACTAACGAATAAGTTGAATTTTGAGCGATCAAATGAAAGATATAAGTTGGGTCAAATTTCTTCAATTGATTTTCGTCAGGCACAAATTAATTTGATAAATGCAAAGTTAAGTAGAAATAACGCAAAGTTTGTAGCAAAAAATGCAGAATTACAATTGTTACAATTAGCAGGAGTTATTCTAGAGCATAACAATTTTTAG
- a CDS encoding T9SS type A sorting domain-containing protein, whose protein sequence is MIKKLLFIFSVLCASVLFSQEKSVNKLVASPNPFYNSTTITFNSTTQQEVLISVRNVLGKTVYTKKLSAHKGKNELPFKRNNLSSGMYIYAIQTGKEVISKRFVIR, encoded by the coding sequence ATGATAAAAAAACTACTTTTTATCTTTTCTGTATTATGTGCTTCAGTGCTTTTCTCTCAAGAGAAATCAGTGAATAAATTGGTGGCATCACCAAACCCATTCTATAACTCAACCACTATAACTTTTAACTCAACTACCCAACAAGAAGTTTTAATTAGCGTTAGAAATGTTCTAGGAAAGACGGTTTATACCAAAAAGCTGTCCGCTCATAAAGGTAAAAATGAGCTGCCTTTCAAACGAAACAATTTAAGTTCGGGAATGTACATCTACGCTATTCAAACTGGCAAAGAAGTAATTTCTAAACGTTTTGTAATTAGATGA